One genomic region from Terriglobus aquaticus encodes:
- a CDS encoding FAD-dependent oxidoreductase, with protein MQSTCIIGGGPAGMMLGLLLARAGLPVTVLEKHNDFFRDFRGDTTHPSTLQVMHELGLLPGLLRLPHTELRRASAVVGGRTFPIADFTHLPVAAPFIALMPQWDLLNFLAERAARYPTFQLRMGHQATGLLYDSTGQVSGVTVRTANGEESLRADLVVGCDGRHATSVTAAHLPVVETGVPIDVLWFRIPRQHDDPENGLGYVNFGHLVVLINRGGYFQVGFLIRKDGLPGLQQRGLPAFQQLLARIVPFLAGRVDSLHSWVDIKLLTVQLNHLERWAVPGLLCIGDAAHAMSPVGGIGINIAIQDAIAAANRLVPALQRDAVTVHDLLSVQHYREATIRRTHGFQRLAHKVLNQILQAEGAMRPPLAIRVLTRLPGAQRLAGRLIGMGLQPQHVQTPEQAF; from the coding sequence ATGCAAAGCACGTGCATCATTGGCGGTGGACCTGCGGGCATGATGCTTGGCCTTCTGCTGGCCCGCGCCGGTCTGCCGGTCACCGTGCTTGAGAAGCACAATGACTTCTTTCGCGACTTTCGCGGCGACACCACCCATCCATCCACGTTGCAGGTAATGCACGAACTTGGCCTATTGCCGGGCCTGTTGCGGCTGCCTCATACCGAGCTGCGCCGCGCCAGTGCGGTGGTCGGCGGCAGAACATTTCCAATTGCCGACTTCACCCATCTTCCCGTGGCCGCTCCTTTCATCGCGCTCATGCCGCAGTGGGACCTTCTGAACTTCCTCGCCGAACGGGCCGCCCGATATCCCACCTTTCAGTTGCGCATGGGGCACCAGGCGACCGGCCTGCTCTACGACAGCACCGGCCAGGTCAGTGGAGTAACGGTGCGCACTGCGAACGGCGAGGAGAGTCTGCGCGCTGACCTGGTGGTCGGCTGCGATGGCCGCCATGCCACGTCCGTTACTGCTGCGCACCTGCCTGTTGTCGAAACCGGTGTTCCGATCGACGTGCTCTGGTTCCGCATCCCGCGGCAGCACGACGATCCGGAAAACGGTCTGGGCTATGTGAACTTCGGACACCTGGTCGTTCTGATCAACCGCGGCGGTTACTTCCAGGTGGGATTTCTCATCCGCAAGGACGGCCTTCCAGGCTTGCAGCAGCGAGGCCTCCCTGCGTTTCAACAGCTTCTGGCGCGCATCGTTCCTTTTCTCGCGGGCAGGGTCGACTCGCTCCACTCGTGGGTCGACATCAAGCTGCTTACCGTGCAACTGAACCACCTCGAGCGTTGGGCCGTTCCCGGTCTGCTGTGCATCGGCGATGCTGCGCATGCTATGTCTCCGGTCGGCGGCATCGGCATCAACATCGCCATTCAGGATGCGATTGCCGCGGCCAACCGGCTGGTACCGGCGCTGCAGCGGGATGCCGTAACCGTGCACGATCTGCTGAGTGTGCAGCACTATCGCGAGGCCACCATCCGGCGCACCCACGGCTTCCAAAGACTGGCGCACAAGGTCCTAAATCAGATCCTGCAAGCCGAAGGCGCGATGCGGCCCCCGCTGGCTATCCGCGTGTTGACGCGTCTGCCGGGCGCGCAGCGTCTGGCCGGGCGCCTGATCGGCATGGGGCTGCAACCGCAGCACGTCCAGACGCCGGAACAGGCTTTCTGA
- a CDS encoding alpha/beta fold hydrolase — protein MPYFQAKDGTNIYFYDWGAGAPVVLIHGWPLSSASWEYQARVLADSGFRVIAYDRRGFGRSDWAARGYDYDTLASDLNDLMEGLNLSGATLVGFSMGGGEVARYIARYGESRVAKAAFVSAVTPYLLKTDDNPDGVDRKVFEDIYAHLIKDRPAFLQSFAEKFFNYSALHHTVSSAQLQFAGQQAFMASPDATLKLAHAWAETDFRGDATKITVPTLIIHGTSDKLVPIEHSGARMKSLVANSELLEYDGEPHGLTNTAPDKLNEDLLRFLRAPGRVAAL, from the coding sequence ATGCCTTACTTCCAAGCAAAAGACGGTACCAACATTTACTTCTACGATTGGGGTGCCGGAGCGCCCGTGGTGCTGATCCACGGCTGGCCGCTTTCGTCCGCGTCGTGGGAGTACCAGGCGCGCGTGCTCGCCGACTCCGGCTTCCGTGTCATCGCCTACGATCGCCGTGGTTTCGGTCGCAGCGACTGGGCCGCCAGGGGCTACGATTACGACACGCTCGCCAGCGACCTGAACGACCTGATGGAAGGCCTGAACCTTTCCGGTGCAACGCTGGTCGGCTTCAGCATGGGTGGCGGCGAGGTTGCGCGCTACATCGCACGCTATGGCGAGTCGCGAGTCGCAAAGGCGGCGTTCGTGTCGGCCGTGACGCCCTACCTGCTGAAGACTGACGACAATCCCGACGGCGTGGACAGGAAAGTCTTTGAAGACATCTACGCCCACCTCATCAAGGATCGTCCGGCATTTCTGCAGAGCTTCGCCGAGAAGTTCTTCAACTACTCGGCGCTGCACCACACCGTCTCGTCGGCGCAGTTGCAGTTCGCCGGCCAGCAGGCGTTCATGGCCTCGCCGGATGCAACGCTGAAGCTGGCGCATGCCTGGGCCGAGACGGACTTCCGTGGCGACGCGACGAAGATCACCGTTCCGACGCTGATCATTCACGGCACCAGCGACAAACTTGTGCCGATCGAACACTCCGGCGCGCGCATGAAGAGCCTGGTCGCCAACAGCGAACTGCTGGAGTACGACGGCGAGCCGCACGGCCTGACCAACACCGCGCCCGACAAGCTGAACGAGGACCTCCTGCGCTTCCTGCGCGCACCGGGCCGGGTTGCCGCCCTGTAA
- the murQ gene encoding N-acetylmuramic acid 6-phosphate etherase, which translates to MEANLGTLLTETRNSRSADIDTLPTEQMLRLINEEDATVAARVAETIPAIAQAVDAIAERVRQGGRLYYIGAGTSGRLGVLDASECPPTYSVPRDMVQGLIAGGDPALRVSEEGAEDSRERGVQDLVANGFGQSAGLDVLVGIAASGRTPYVLGAMEHARDAGCLVIGLSCVPGSAVEQAADLAITPATGPEVITGSTRMKAGTATKLVLNMLSTGLMVKLGYVLGNLMVNVAPTNAKLVDRAERIVMEVTGVSRERASGLLREGGNVKTAIVMAARGGSREQAEAQLQAANGVLRAALAAAPGTAA; encoded by the coding sequence ATGGAAGCCAACCTGGGCACGCTGCTGACCGAAACGCGCAACTCGCGCTCCGCCGACATTGACACCCTGCCGACGGAGCAGATGCTGCGACTGATCAACGAGGAAGACGCAACCGTCGCAGCCCGCGTGGCAGAGACGATTCCGGCGATCGCGCAGGCGGTGGACGCGATTGCGGAGCGGGTGCGCCAGGGCGGCCGGCTGTACTACATCGGCGCTGGCACCAGCGGCCGGCTCGGTGTGCTGGACGCGTCGGAGTGTCCGCCCACCTACTCGGTCCCGCGCGACATGGTGCAGGGTCTGATCGCGGGAGGCGACCCGGCGCTGCGCGTGAGCGAGGAAGGCGCGGAGGACTCGCGCGAGCGTGGTGTGCAGGACTTGGTGGCCAATGGCTTCGGCCAATCCGCAGGGCTGGACGTGCTGGTCGGTATCGCGGCGAGCGGGCGCACGCCTTACGTGCTGGGTGCCATGGAGCACGCACGCGATGCGGGCTGCCTCGTGATCGGGCTCTCGTGTGTTCCGGGGTCGGCGGTGGAGCAGGCAGCCGATCTCGCGATCACACCGGCCACCGGGCCGGAGGTAATCACCGGTTCCACGCGCATGAAGGCGGGCACGGCGACGAAGCTGGTGCTCAACATGCTCTCCACCGGCCTGATGGTGAAGCTGGGCTATGTGTTGGGCAACCTGATGGTCAACGTCGCCCCGACCAATGCCAAGCTGGTCGATCGTGCGGAGCGCATTGTGATGGAGGTCACGGGTGTGTCGCGCGAGCGGGCCAGCGGCCTTTTGCGCGAGGGCGGCAACGTGAAAACTGCAATCGTTATGGCCGCGCGCGGAGGCAGCCGCGAGCAGGCCGAAGCCCAGTTGCAGGCTGCGAACGGCGTATTGCGCGCTGCGCTTGCGGCCGCGCCGGGCACCGCGGCGTAA
- a CDS encoding YwaF family protein: MVRIVVRRRTILCCTCMLAALTFAGCNSTATERSADESESAKLIGLLRSGDFQAIEQQMDASLRDGATEPTLAKMQALFPEGPPTSRKTIGYHSLRSGSQLNSEVITEYGFNDTTWVVTNVRIRKENAPVVVGFHATGLTRSLEETNRFTFAGKPFWNDCMAVLTLACGGLVLYAFVLCIRTPLRKKWRWLLFTLLGVCQLSFNWQTSQFGFRLFWIAIPPANASRVDYAPWYLFAGVPLGALIFLAKRRDLQLQAEAASRGLAN, encoded by the coding sequence ATGGTGCGCATCGTGGTCAGAAGAAGAACAATCCTTTGCTGCACCTGCATGCTCGCGGCCCTTACATTCGCGGGCTGCAATTCGACAGCTACTGAGCGATCTGCGGACGAAAGCGAGTCGGCAAAGCTGATAGGGCTTCTGCGCTCCGGCGATTTTCAAGCGATCGAACAACAGATGGATGCATCGTTGCGGGATGGCGCTACAGAGCCAACTCTGGCGAAAATGCAGGCACTCTTTCCCGAAGGTCCGCCCACCTCTCGGAAAACCATCGGCTATCATTCGCTGCGGTCCGGCAGTCAGTTGAACTCTGAAGTCATAACGGAGTACGGCTTCAACGACACTACCTGGGTTGTCACGAACGTGCGAATCAGGAAAGAGAATGCTCCCGTGGTCGTCGGCTTCCATGCCACCGGACTTACTCGGTCGTTAGAGGAGACGAACCGTTTCACCTTTGCGGGTAAGCCGTTTTGGAACGACTGCATGGCGGTGTTGACGCTCGCGTGTGGCGGCCTGGTGCTCTACGCCTTCGTCCTCTGCATTCGGACACCACTTCGCAAGAAGTGGCGTTGGCTACTGTTTACTCTTCTCGGCGTCTGCCAGTTGTCTTTCAACTGGCAGACGAGCCAGTTTGGCTTTCGGCTGTTCTGGATTGCGATACCACCAGCTAATGCGAGCCGCGTAGATTATGCTCCCTGGTATTTGTTCGCAGGCGTGCCTCTTGGAGCTTTGATCTTTCTGGCGAAGCGGAGAGATCTTCAGCTCCAAGCAGAAGCTGCGTCACGCGGGCTGGCGAACTAA
- a CDS encoding aldo/keto reductase, translating to MEFRQLGKSGLQVPVLCYGTGTFGGHNNDFFKKWGTSDVAEARELIDTCMEAGVNFFDTADVYSNGASEEVLGEAISHLPRESVLLSTKTTFRFGPGENNVGSSRLHITQQVEGSLKRLKTDYIDVYHMHAFDALTPIEETLNTLDKLVREGKVRYIACSNFSGWHLQRSLDVSERYGWARYVAHQAYYSLVGRDYEWELMPLGLAEGVGCLVWSPLGWGRLTGRIRRGQPAPKDSRIGQGGADAGPEVEDEYLYKVVDALDKVAAETGKSVPQIALNWLLQKPTVSSLVIGARKKEQLQANLAAAEFRLTREQVAALDAASDRPVPYPYWHQRQFQERNPIPPSVR from the coding sequence ATGGAGTTTCGACAGCTAGGCAAGAGCGGTCTGCAGGTCCCGGTACTGTGCTACGGCACGGGCACATTCGGCGGCCACAACAACGACTTCTTCAAAAAGTGGGGAACCTCAGACGTCGCGGAGGCGCGCGAGCTGATCGACACCTGCATGGAAGCAGGCGTCAATTTCTTCGATACTGCGGACGTGTATTCGAACGGAGCATCGGAAGAAGTTCTGGGCGAAGCCATCTCCCACCTCCCGCGCGAGTCCGTTCTGCTCAGCACCAAGACTACCTTCCGCTTTGGCCCCGGCGAGAACAACGTGGGGTCGTCGCGCCTGCACATCACGCAGCAGGTTGAAGGCAGTCTCAAGCGCCTGAAGACGGACTACATCGACGTCTACCACATGCATGCGTTCGATGCCCTGACCCCGATCGAAGAGACGTTGAACACGCTCGACAAGCTGGTGCGCGAGGGCAAGGTGCGCTACATCGCCTGCTCCAACTTCAGTGGATGGCACCTGCAGCGATCGCTGGACGTGAGCGAACGATATGGGTGGGCGCGCTACGTGGCGCACCAGGCCTATTACTCCCTCGTGGGTCGCGACTACGAGTGGGAACTGATGCCGCTGGGCCTTGCCGAGGGCGTAGGGTGCCTGGTCTGGAGCCCGCTCGGGTGGGGACGCCTGACCGGCCGCATTCGCCGCGGGCAGCCAGCACCCAAGGACAGCCGCATCGGCCAGGGTGGAGCCGACGCCGGGCCCGAAGTGGAGGACGAATACCTGTACAAGGTCGTCGACGCCCTGGACAAGGTTGCGGCCGAAACCGGTAAGTCGGTCCCCCAAATTGCGCTGAACTGGCTCCTGCAGAAGCCCACGGTCAGCAGCCTCGTCATCGGAGCCCGCAAGAAAGAGCAGCTGCAGGCGAACCTTGCCGCGGCGGAGTTCCGGCTCACGCGCGAGCAGGTCGCCGCACTGGACGCGGCTAGCGACCGCCCGGTGCCGTACCCGTA
- a CDS encoding Gfo/Idh/MocA family protein translates to MPSRREFLGNAATAAAGLAIAANAKSYAQIAGANERVHFAVIGLNSRAYAHLSSLKANKADARIIGVADVDTVILDRFAGRTATAMGDAPRKEQDFRKLLASKDVDVITIATPDHWHAPMAILGLQAGKHVYVEKPCSHNPQEGEWLVAAQKKTGKLCQMGSQQRSHKATQEIVAKIKSGAIGKPYWGETWYANTRKPIGVGKPIPVPATLDWDLWQGPAPREAYRDNVHPYNWHWFKTWGTGESLNNGTHEVDVARWALGVEYPNKVTAAGGRYATHDDWQFYDTLDTSFEYPDALITWKGSCISGKKTYGRDRGTAIHGTEATAVIDRGGWEIYDQKDKVIDSYKQPAHAATSSADTVGADSMTDAHFANLIAAIRTGEKLNQPIAQGNVSTTLVQLSNIAYFSQAVLTLNPENGHVTGNKQAEGMWGRNYQKGWEPKV, encoded by the coding sequence ATGCCGTCACGCCGAGAGTTTCTGGGGAACGCCGCCACCGCCGCCGCGGGTCTCGCCATTGCAGCCAACGCCAAGAGCTATGCGCAGATTGCCGGCGCGAACGAGCGCGTTCACTTCGCCGTAATCGGCCTGAACAGCCGCGCCTACGCGCACCTGTCGTCGTTGAAGGCCAACAAGGCGGACGCCCGCATCATCGGTGTTGCCGATGTAGACACGGTGATCCTCGACCGGTTCGCCGGCCGCACGGCGACGGCCATGGGCGACGCTCCGCGCAAGGAGCAGGACTTCCGCAAGCTGCTGGCCAGCAAGGACGTGGACGTAATCACCATCGCCACGCCCGATCACTGGCACGCGCCCATGGCCATCCTAGGCCTGCAAGCGGGCAAGCACGTGTATGTGGAGAAGCCCTGCAGCCACAACCCGCAGGAAGGTGAGTGGCTGGTCGCTGCGCAGAAAAAGACCGGCAAGCTGTGCCAAATGGGATCGCAGCAGCGCTCGCACAAGGCCACGCAGGAGATCGTTGCCAAGATCAAGTCTGGCGCGATCGGCAAGCCCTACTGGGGCGAGACCTGGTACGCCAACACCCGCAAGCCCATTGGCGTCGGCAAGCCCATCCCGGTGCCGGCAACGCTCGATTGGGACCTGTGGCAGGGCCCAGCTCCGCGCGAGGCCTATCGCGACAATGTTCATCCCTACAACTGGCACTGGTTCAAGACCTGGGGAACCGGCGAAAGTCTGAACAACGGCACCCACGAGGTCGACGTGGCGCGCTGGGCTCTTGGTGTGGAGTACCCGAACAAGGTCACTGCCGCCGGCGGTCGCTACGCCACCCACGACGACTGGCAGTTTTACGACACGCTCGACACCAGCTTCGAGTATCCCGATGCCTTGATCACGTGGAAAGGCTCCTGCATCAGCGGCAAGAAGACCTACGGCCGCGATCGTGGCACCGCTATCCACGGTACTGAGGCGACCGCGGTGATCGACCGCGGCGGATGGGAGATCTACGACCAGAAAGACAAGGTCATCGACAGCTACAAGCAGCCGGCGCACGCAGCGACGTCGTCCGCGGACACGGTCGGTGCCGACAGCATGACCGACGCGCACTTCGCCAACCTGATCGCGGCCATCCGCACCGGCGAAAAGCTGAACCAGCCCATCGCGCAGGGCAACGTGAGTACAACGCTTGTACAACTGTCGAACATCGCCTACTTCTCGCAGGCCGTGCTCACGCTAAACCCGGAGAACGGACACGTCACCGGCAACAAGCAGGCCGAAGGCATGTGGGGCCGCAACTACCAGAAGGGGTGGGAGCCAAAGGTTTAG
- a CDS encoding MFS transporter: MSARSDASSPTSVPVQPKAPLAFLGMCCGVGVSTMYLAQPLLPEIAASFHVGAAQAGLVAVATQVGYAAGLLCCVPLGDIVERRGLMTKLYAAVAVALLLVAVAPTLPLLVLASTVAGALACVTHVALPIAPDLAKPKERGKAIGIVMTGLLLGVLLARTFAGWINDAVVYLERGTRWNIPGWRVVFLIAAIISAGFAPAIRRLMPVLPPKQKLRYADAMRSLWTVFREEPLLRESCLMGALVFGSFSVFWNTLAFALQAHGLGAGIAGSFGLVGAAGALMASFAGKLSDQRGPRYVMSMALAILGTSYCMVYGTERLAQHQEHTAHLQVWLYLALLAVAVIVMDVGAQASQIANQTRIFALRPDARSRINTVYMVSYFTGAAISSALSTLAWQHLGVNGISGLSVLLVALAVLRHVTGQKQIYRRPPSLPDAEPAMFEM, encoded by the coding sequence ATGTCTGCACGATCCGACGCCTCCTCGCCAACTTCAGTCCCTGTTCAGCCCAAAGCTCCACTTGCCTTCCTGGGCATGTGCTGCGGCGTGGGCGTCTCCACCATGTACCTGGCGCAGCCGTTGCTGCCGGAGATCGCAGCGAGCTTCCACGTGGGTGCCGCACAGGCCGGCCTGGTTGCGGTAGCGACGCAGGTGGGCTACGCCGCCGGCCTGCTGTGCTGCGTTCCGCTGGGCGACATTGTGGAACGCCGCGGCCTGATGACGAAGCTGTATGCCGCCGTTGCGGTTGCGCTGCTGCTGGTGGCCGTAGCACCCACCCTGCCGCTGCTAGTGCTGGCCAGCACAGTTGCGGGCGCGCTCGCCTGTGTCACGCACGTTGCTCTGCCCATTGCGCCCGACCTGGCCAAGCCAAAGGAGCGTGGCAAGGCGATCGGCATTGTGATGACCGGCCTGTTGCTCGGCGTGCTGCTGGCACGTACGTTTGCTGGCTGGATCAACGACGCTGTGGTGTACCTGGAGCGCGGCACGCGCTGGAACATCCCTGGCTGGCGTGTGGTCTTTCTGATCGCGGCGATCATCTCCGCGGGCTTTGCACCGGCAATTCGCCGGCTGATGCCGGTACTGCCGCCCAAGCAGAAGCTGCGCTACGCGGACGCCATGCGATCGCTGTGGACGGTTTTCCGCGAAGAGCCGCTGCTGCGCGAAAGCTGCCTGATGGGCGCGCTCGTCTTTGGCTCGTTTTCCGTGTTCTGGAATACGCTCGCATTCGCGCTGCAAGCGCACGGGCTGGGCGCGGGGATTGCGGGCAGCTTCGGCCTGGTGGGCGCGGCAGGTGCGCTGATGGCGTCGTTTGCGGGCAAACTGAGCGACCAGCGCGGACCGCGCTATGTCATGTCGATGGCGTTGGCGATCCTGGGCACGTCCTACTGCATGGTCTACGGCACAGAGCGGCTGGCCCAGCACCAGGAGCACACCGCCCACCTGCAGGTGTGGCTGTACCTGGCACTGCTGGCTGTCGCCGTGATCGTGATGGACGTGGGCGCGCAGGCGTCACAGATTGCGAACCAGACACGCATCTTTGCGCTGCGGCCCGACGCACGCTCGCGTATCAACACGGTCTACATGGTCAGCTACTTCACTGGCGCGGCGATCTCCTCGGCCCTGAGCACGCTGGCCTGGCAGCACCTTGGCGTCAACGGCATCAGCGGGCTGTCCGTGCTGCTGGTGGCACTTGCAGTGCTGCGGCATGTGACGGGTCAGAAGCAGATCTACCGGCGGCCGCCGTCTCTCCCAGACGCAGAGCCGGCGATGTTTGAGATGTAG
- a CDS encoding type 1 glutamine amidotransferase domain-containing protein has translation MAGELKGKKVAILATDGFEQVELTGPKQNLEEAGATVTVLSVQATPKQIKGWDKTDWGESVDVDAQVSEADPQQFDALVLPGGQINPDKLRIDADAVSFVKRFVETGKPTAAICHGPWTLIEAGVVKGKTMTSWPSVHTDLQNAGANWVDKEVVVDGQFITSRKPEDIPAFSREIIQALSK, from the coding sequence ATGGCTGGAGAGTTGAAAGGAAAGAAAGTTGCCATTCTGGCAACCGACGGTTTTGAACAGGTCGAACTGACCGGACCGAAGCAGAACCTGGAGGAAGCCGGTGCCACCGTCACCGTGCTTTCCGTGCAGGCGACGCCGAAACAGATCAAAGGCTGGGACAAGACGGATTGGGGCGAGTCCGTCGACGTGGATGCGCAGGTGAGTGAGGCGGATCCGCAGCAGTTCGACGCCCTGGTGTTGCCTGGCGGTCAGATCAATCCCGACAAGCTGCGCATCGACGCCGATGCGGTGAGCTTCGTCAAGCGGTTCGTGGAGACCGGCAAGCCCACCGCTGCGATCTGTCACGGGCCGTGGACGCTGATCGAAGCGGGCGTAGTCAAGGGAAAGACCATGACCTCCTGGCCGTCCGTTCACACCGATCTGCAGAACGCCGGTGCGAACTGGGTGGACAAGGAAGTGGTTGTCGATGGACAGTTCATCACCAGCCGCAAGCCCGAAGACATCCCCGCGTTCAGTCGCGAGATCATTCAGGCACTCAGCAAGTAG
- a CDS encoding ATP-dependent DNA ligase → MSLYLPMAQLADELAATSSKLKKRAAIAAGLLAARDAGTAERGEAEDGLRDAGLFAMYLAGTPFAEFDARKLSIGGAMMSRVIRDIVNPTDAEFTAAFRRYGDLGAATGDLWAEKGHTPAPSLTYAGIAESFAEIAVAKTTAIRQQLLTDLLRIATPVEAKYLVKLMLGDMRIGVKQALIEEAVAVASEQPLEAVRNAITLEADLADAVRKAFQGRLAEARMRLFHPLGFMLASPVDTPEEAVKRFSAVPEPEPDEAAEKPKKRKKKVAAAEADVPEQPVEENAPADSNDPVEREQIALDAVHIDAQIEDKYDGMRVQLHCGDASQPGRVALYSRNREDVTVSYPEIAEAFARVTPEVLGDASGSGLILDGEVLAWDVREHRALPFAVLSPRIGRKRVTNDVRRGTPVVFMCFDILFAGGSLLLDLPLRERRQRLQAVVNSIERVTCSPLETPAPMPKGGLFVDDGVSKAQGEQRLLLSEVRHAASAEDLDRAYVSARDRGNEGVMIKALSSAYQPGRRGISWVKLKRTLDTLDVVITGAEYGNGRKSQFLSDYTFAVRDADGLLKNVGKAYSGVTDAEIAELTEWLKAHTLEDYGHFRTVEPLMILEVAFNNIMRSDRHASGFALRFPRILQIRRDKPLDEIDTVARVEEIYQSQPDKPVETAEASQQAS, encoded by the coding sequence ATGAGCCTTTACCTTCCCATGGCACAGTTGGCCGACGAGTTGGCCGCCACCAGCAGCAAGCTGAAGAAACGAGCGGCCATTGCGGCCGGCTTGCTGGCAGCGCGGGATGCCGGTACAGCCGAGCGTGGCGAGGCGGAAGACGGCCTGCGCGACGCCGGCCTGTTCGCGATGTACCTGGCAGGCACACCCTTCGCCGAGTTCGACGCCCGCAAGTTGAGCATTGGCGGCGCGATGATGTCGCGCGTGATCCGCGACATCGTGAACCCGACGGATGCAGAGTTCACCGCGGCGTTTCGCCGGTATGGAGACCTGGGCGCTGCTACAGGAGACTTGTGGGCGGAGAAGGGCCACACGCCTGCGCCGTCACTCACTTACGCAGGCATTGCCGAGAGTTTTGCCGAGATCGCCGTCGCGAAGACGACGGCAATCCGGCAGCAGCTGCTGACGGACCTGCTGCGCATCGCGACGCCCGTGGAAGCCAAGTACCTGGTGAAGCTCATGCTGGGTGACATGCGCATCGGCGTGAAGCAGGCGTTGATCGAGGAAGCGGTCGCAGTCGCCAGCGAGCAGCCGCTAGAGGCCGTGCGCAATGCCATCACGCTGGAAGCCGACCTGGCGGACGCGGTACGCAAAGCCTTCCAGGGGCGCCTTGCCGAGGCGCGTATGCGGCTGTTCCATCCGCTCGGGTTCATGCTGGCGTCGCCGGTGGACACGCCGGAAGAGGCGGTGAAGCGCTTCTCCGCAGTGCCTGAACCTGAGCCCGACGAGGCCGCGGAAAAGCCGAAGAAGCGCAAGAAAAAGGTTGCTGCCGCGGAGGCAGATGTGCCAGAGCAGCCCGTCGAGGAAAACGCGCCCGCTGACTCCAACGACCCGGTCGAGCGCGAGCAGATTGCGCTGGATGCGGTGCACATTGACGCGCAGATTGAAGACAAATATGACGGCATGCGCGTGCAACTGCACTGCGGCGATGCGTCACAACCGGGGCGCGTCGCGCTGTACTCCCGCAACCGCGAAGACGTGACGGTCAGCTATCCGGAGATCGCCGAAGCCTTTGCCCGCGTGACGCCGGAGGTTCTCGGTGACGCGAGCGGCTCAGGGCTGATTCTCGATGGTGAGGTGCTGGCGTGGGACGTGCGCGAGCACCGCGCGCTTCCCTTTGCCGTACTCAGCCCCCGTATCGGCCGCAAGCGCGTGACCAACGACGTGCGCCGCGGAACTCCCGTAGTCTTCATGTGTTTCGACATCCTCTTCGCGGGAGGTTCGCTTCTGCTGGACCTGCCGCTGCGCGAGCGCCGGCAGCGTTTGCAGGCTGTGGTCAACAGCATTGAGCGCGTCACGTGTTCGCCGCTGGAAACGCCCGCGCCCATGCCGAAAGGTGGGCTCTTTGTCGACGATGGCGTGAGCAAGGCGCAGGGCGAACAGCGGCTGCTGCTGAGCGAAGTGCGCCACGCCGCCAGCGCCGAAGACTTGGATCGCGCCTACGTTTCCGCCCGCGACCGCGGCAACGAAGGTGTGATGATCAAGGCATTGAGTTCGGCCTACCAACCGGGCCGGCGCGGCATCAGTTGGGTAAAACTGAAGCGCACGCTCGACACGCTGGATGTCGTGATCACCGGCGCGGAATACGGAAACGGCCGCAAGTCGCAATTTTTGAGCGACTACACCTTTGCCGTGCGCGACGCCGACGGATTGCTGAAGAATGTGGGTAAGGCATACAGCGGTGTGACGGACGCGGAGATCGCCGAACTGACCGAGTGGCTGAAGGCGCACACGCTGGAGGACTATGGCCACTTCCGCACGGTTGAGCCGCTGATGATCCTGGAGGTCGCGTTCAACAACATCATGCGTTCCGACCGTCACGCCAGCGGCTTCGCCCTGCGATTCCCGCGCATCCTCCAGATTCGCCGCGACAAACCGCTGGACGAGATCGACACGGTCGCGCGGGTAGAAGAGATCTACCAGTCCCAGCCCGATAAGCCGGTGGAAACGGCTGAAGCCTCCCAGCAGGCCTCTTGA